A window from Rhodocyclaceae bacterium encodes these proteins:
- a CDS encoding monovalent cation/H+ antiporter subunit A, whose amino-acid sequence MTLILIVLLPLLMAALPRLAGRHRRGRCALLAACPPALALALLLAHASAVFDGEVVQAGGAWLPAIGLNLTFMLDGFGFLFALLVLAIGLLVILYAHYYLSPEDDASRFMSLLLLFMGSMLGVVLADNLLLLVVFWECTSLSSFLLIGFWRDRSDGRQGARMALTVTGAGGFALLAGVLLIGQIVGSFELSEVLHQRELLQAHPLFPLALVLVLLGAFTKSAQFPFHFWLPHAMAAPTPVSAYLHSATMVKAGVFLLARMYPVLGGNDLWFLLVSGTGLVTLVFAAWIALFQQDLKGLLAYSTISHLGLITLLFGLDTPLAVVAGVFHIINHATFKASLFMAAGIIDHETGTRDLRRLNGLARFMPITATLVAVAAAAMAGVPLLNGFLSKEMMLAKTLAIDTGTWADWLVPVMATLAGAFAVAYSLRLVHDVFFNGDPVGLERKPHEPPRWMRVPVELLVVLCVLVGVMPNVVVAPLLDAAVAGVLLGNVPEYSISLWHGFNLPLAMSTIALLLGAALYFGLQRGYNLHLYRDDGISAKRLFDRLLEASISTARLATALVQNGSLQRSLWLLLVVVLSAGAIPFFQDNYSIGDELLLPSNGAALAMWFALVAAVVATVALHRKRLLSLVALGAVGLLVSLVFVLFSAPDLALTQLAVEVVTVVLLMAALRHLPAHTPVEGTLPRHLRDALLSLAAGIGMTVLAYAALTRPLASISTYFLEQSVPKGGGANVVNVILVDFRGYDTLVEILVLAVAGLVTQALLAGFVAPGPATVPDAENARPLMLRVLARLILPFALAVSAYLFLRGHNQPGGGFVAGLVTAIALLVQYMAGGRDAVPCGGRGAIPPRPVPAGDEGFDRWIAAGMFTAVLTGLGATAIGFPFLTSAYAYFDLPLLGKVPLASAMFFDAGVYLTVVGSTMMMIASIGRVAAAPACPAATTGAAVREGGV is encoded by the coding sequence TTGACCCTGATACTCATCGTATTGCTGCCCCTGCTGATGGCGGCGCTACCCCGACTGGCCGGTCGGCACCGCCGTGGCCGCTGCGCGCTGCTCGCAGCCTGCCCGCCGGCCCTTGCGCTGGCACTGCTGCTGGCTCATGCGTCGGCAGTCTTCGACGGCGAGGTCGTCCAGGCGGGCGGCGCGTGGCTGCCCGCGATCGGCCTGAACCTCACGTTCATGCTCGATGGCTTCGGTTTCCTGTTCGCGCTGCTGGTGCTCGCGATCGGGTTGCTGGTGATCCTTTACGCGCACTACTACCTGTCGCCCGAGGATGACGCGTCGCGGTTCATGTCGCTGTTGCTGCTGTTCATGGGCTCGATGCTGGGCGTGGTGCTGGCGGACAACCTGCTGCTGCTGGTGGTGTTCTGGGAGTGCACCAGCCTGTCGTCGTTCCTGCTGATCGGTTTCTGGCGCGATCGCAGCGACGGGAGGCAGGGGGCGCGGATGGCGTTGACGGTGACCGGCGCCGGCGGGTTCGCCCTGCTCGCCGGGGTGCTGCTGATCGGGCAGATCGTCGGCAGCTTCGAACTGTCCGAGGTGCTCCATCAGCGTGAACTGCTGCAAGCCCACCCGTTGTTCCCGCTGGCGCTGGTCCTCGTCCTGCTCGGCGCATTCACCAAGAGTGCGCAGTTTCCGTTCCACTTCTGGCTGCCGCACGCGATGGCCGCACCGACGCCGGTGTCGGCCTACCTGCATTCCGCGACCATGGTGAAGGCTGGGGTGTTCCTGCTGGCGCGGATGTATCCGGTGCTCGGCGGCAACGATCTGTGGTTCCTGCTGGTCAGCGGCACTGGCCTGGTCACGCTGGTATTCGCTGCGTGGATTGCGCTGTTCCAGCAGGACCTCAAGGGGCTGCTGGCGTACTCGACGATCAGCCACTTGGGCCTGATCACGCTGCTGTTCGGGCTCGACACGCCGCTGGCCGTGGTCGCCGGGGTGTTCCATATCATCAACCACGCAACCTTCAAGGCGTCGCTGTTCATGGCGGCCGGCATCATCGACCACGAGACGGGTACGCGCGACCTGCGCCGTTTGAACGGCCTTGCCCGCTTCATGCCGATCACGGCGACGCTGGTCGCGGTGGCCGCAGCGGCGATGGCCGGTGTACCGCTGCTCAATGGGTTCCTGTCGAAAGAGATGATGCTGGCGAAGACGCTGGCGATCGATACCGGCACCTGGGCCGACTGGCTCGTGCCGGTGATGGCGACGCTGGCGGGCGCGTTCGCGGTGGCCTATTCGCTGCGGCTGGTGCATGACGTGTTCTTCAACGGCGATCCGGTCGGCCTCGAGCGTAAGCCGCATGAACCGCCGCGCTGGATGCGCGTACCGGTCGAACTGCTCGTCGTCCTGTGCGTGCTGGTCGGGGTGATGCCGAATGTCGTGGTCGCGCCGCTGCTGGACGCCGCGGTCGCTGGCGTGCTCCTCGGCAACGTGCCCGAATACAGCATCAGTCTGTGGCACGGATTCAACCTGCCGCTGGCAATGAGCACGATCGCCCTTCTGCTCGGCGCTGCGCTGTACTTCGGGTTGCAGCGTGGATACAACCTGCACCTCTACCGCGACGACGGGATCAGCGCGAAGCGCCTGTTCGACCGGTTGCTCGAGGCCTCGATCTCGACGGCGCGGCTGGCCACCGCCCTGGTGCAGAACGGCTCGCTGCAGCGCTCGTTATGGCTGCTGCTGGTGGTCGTCCTGTCGGCGGGGGCGATACCGTTTTTCCAGGACAACTACTCGATCGGCGACGAACTGCTGCTGCCGTCCAACGGCGCCGCGCTGGCGATGTGGTTCGCGCTGGTCGCAGCCGTGGTGGCCACGGTGGCGCTGCACCGCAAGAGACTGCTGTCGCTGGTCGCGCTCGGCGCCGTCGGCCTGCTGGTCAGCCTGGTCTTCGTGCTGTTCTCGGCGCCCGACCTGGCGCTGACCCAGCTCGCGGTCGAGGTGGTGACGGTCGTGCTGCTGATGGCCGCGCTGCGCCATCTGCCCGCTCACACGCCCGTCGAAGGTACGCTGCCGCGGCACCTGCGCGACGCGCTGCTGTCGCTGGCTGCGGGGATCGGCATGACCGTGCTTGCCTACGCGGCGCTGACCCGCCCGCTCGCCAGCATCTCCACCTACTTCCTGGAGCAGTCGGTGCCGAAGGGGGGAGGGGCGAACGTGGTCAACGTGATCCTCGTCGATTTCCGCGGCTACGACACACTGGTCGAGATACTGGTGCTGGCCGTGGCCGGTCTGGTCACCCAGGCCCTGCTTGCCGGGTTCGTCGCCCCCGGTCCTGCGACGGTCCCGGATGCGGAGAATGCAAGGCCGCTGATGCTGCGCGTGCTGGCGCGACTGATACTGCCGTTTGCGCTCGCGGTGTCGGCCTATCTGTTCCTGCGCGGCCACAACCAGCCGGGCGGCGGCTTCGTCGCCGGACTGGTCACGGCGATCGCACTGCTCGTGCAATACATGGCCGGGGGGCGCGACGCGGTACCGTGCGGCGGTCGGGGCGCCATACCGCCGCGCCCGGTTCCCGCCGGCGACGAAGGGTTCGACCGCTGGATCGCCGCCGGCATGTTCACAGCGGTGCTGACCGGCCTGGGCGCGACTGCGATCGGGTTTCCGTTCCTGACCAGCGCCTACGCCTATTTCGACCTGCCGCTGCTCGGCAAGGTGCCGCTCGCCTCGGCGATGTTCTTCGATGCCGGCGTGTACCTCACGGTCGTCGGCAGCACGATGATGATGATCGCCTCGATCGGGCGCGTCGCTGCGGCGCCTGCATGTCCGGCGGCCACCACCGGCGCGGCTGTACGAGAGGGGGGCGTCTGA
- a CDS encoding Na+/H+ antiporter subunit E, translated as MHAHFPRARSRLLPAPLLTLTLAVFWLLLNNTVDPAHVLLGLLLGWALPLATRALCGAEDRPAGRGWRWPALRSLLSLAVVVAIDVIWSNIEVAVLILGPKRRIRSRFIEVPVSLDDPVAVAVLAGIVTMTPGTLSAGISADRRVLTIHCLHAPDPVAVIASITTRYERPLAEIFSCSTTRS; from the coding sequence ATGCACGCGCACTTCCCGCGCGCCCGCTCGCGCCTGCTGCCCGCGCCGCTGCTCACGCTGACGCTGGCCGTCTTCTGGCTGCTGCTCAACAACACCGTCGATCCCGCGCATGTCTTGCTGGGCCTGCTGCTCGGATGGGCACTGCCGCTCGCCACGCGCGCCCTCTGCGGGGCCGAAGACCGGCCGGCCGGTCGCGGCTGGCGGTGGCCGGCGCTGCGCAGCCTGTTGTCTCTCGCCGTGGTCGTCGCGATCGACGTCATCTGGTCGAACATCGAGGTGGCCGTGCTGATCCTCGGGCCGAAGCGGCGCATCCGTTCGAGGTTCATCGAGGTACCGGTATCCCTCGACGATCCGGTGGCGGTGGCGGTGCTGGCCGGGATCGTGACGATGACGCCGGGCACGTTGTCGGCAGGCATCAGCGCCGATCGGCGCGTGCTCACCATCCACTGCCTGCATGCCCCCGACCCCGTTGCCGTGATCGCGTCGATCACGACACGTTACGAACGCCCGCTCGCGGAGATCTTTTCATGCTCGACTACGCGCTCCTGA
- a CDS encoding LON peptidase substrate-binding domain-containing protein, which yields MEMPIFPLGTVLFPGGVLPLKIFEQRYLDMTKACLRDGTSFGICLIREGREVGAPAVPSSVGCIARIREWDMPQLGIFLLITEGTERFRLGGSRIDRSGLLIGEVEPLPLPADTPLPPEFDPCVSMLKVIVEKIGEDKLPSSACYHDPAWVAYRLAEFLPLESPARQRLLEMDNADLLVGVVAKLLRQQGLAL from the coding sequence ATGGAAATGCCGATTTTCCCGCTGGGCACGGTCCTGTTCCCAGGCGGGGTGCTGCCGCTGAAGATCTTCGAGCAGCGTTACCTCGACATGACCAAGGCCTGCCTGCGGGACGGCACGTCGTTCGGCATCTGCCTGATCCGCGAGGGGCGCGAAGTGGGCGCCCCGGCAGTGCCCTCCAGCGTCGGCTGCATCGCGCGCATCCGCGAATGGGACATGCCGCAACTGGGTATCTTCCTTCTCATCACCGAAGGCACCGAACGCTTCCGACTGGGTGGCAGCCGCATCGACCGGTCGGGACTCCTGATCGGCGAAGTCGAACCCCTGCCCCTCCCGGCGGATACGCCGCTGCCGCCGGAGTTCGATCCCTGCGTATCGATGCTCAAGGTGATCGTCGAGAAGATCGGCGAAGACAAGCTGCCGTCGAGCGCCTGCTATCACGATCCTGCCTGGGTCGCCTACCGGCTCGCCGAATTCCTCCCGCTTGAGTCCCCGGCACGGCAACGGCTGCTCGAGATGGACAACGCCGACCTGCTGGTGGGCGTTGTCGCGAAGCTGCTGCGCCAGCAGGGACTCGCGCTCTAG
- the raiA gene encoding ribosome-associated translation inhibitor RaiA → MNIQITGHHVEITSAIRDYVNGKLDRVTRHFDHVIDINVILSVEKLQQKVEATVHVRGKEIFAESDDQNMYAAIDSLVDKLDRSVIRHKEKQQDRRGNAAPAPEADE, encoded by the coding sequence ATGAACATCCAGATCACCGGACATCACGTCGAGATCACATCCGCCATCCGCGATTACGTGAACGGGAAGCTCGATCGCGTGACGCGGCACTTCGACCACGTCATCGACATCAACGTGATCCTCTCCGTCGAAAAGCTGCAGCAGAAGGTGGAGGCAACCGTCCATGTTCGAGGGAAAGAGATATTCGCGGAGAGTGACGACCAGAACATGTACGCGGCGATCGACAGCCTGGTCGACAAGCTCGACCGTTCCGTGATCCGGCACAAGGAAAAGCAGCAGGATCGGCGCGGCAACGCTGCGCCTGCGCCTGAAGCCGACGAATAG
- a CDS encoding universal stress protein: protein MRMMMTDLLVPFDNSLPAVRALDLAIGLARARAGTTLHVLSVLDAVDVDTRELIDASEIEKVLAAEAAEMLDPARARVRAAGIAYDCHVASGAPASVIAEFARKHGVAQIVMGTRGLGSISGLLMGSVAQRVLHLADCPITLVK, encoded by the coding sequence ATGAGGATGATGATGACCGACCTTCTGGTTCCCTTCGACAATTCACTGCCCGCCGTTCGTGCACTCGACCTTGCAATCGGGCTGGCGCGCGCGCGCGCGGGAACGACTCTGCATGTGCTGAGCGTGCTCGACGCTGTGGACGTGGACACCCGTGAGCTGATCGACGCGTCCGAGATCGAGAAGGTCCTTGCAGCCGAGGCCGCCGAGATGCTCGATCCGGCGCGCGCGCGGGTCCGGGCGGCCGGTATTGCCTACGACTGCCACGTGGCGAGCGGGGCGCCAGCCAGTGTGATCGCCGAGTTCGCACGCAAGCACGGCGTCGCGCAGATCGTGATGGGCACGCGCGGGCTGGGCAGCATTTCCGGCCTGCTGATGGGATCGGTTGCCCAACGGGTGCTTCACCTGGCGGATTGCCCGATCACGCTCGTGAAGTAG
- a CDS encoding Na+/H+ antiporter subunit G — translation MVDYLLEMLVSLMVLAGAGFTLVGSIGLLRLEDVFQRMHAPTKATTLGVGLVLAASVLSTWTAQRELSLNELLVALLLFVTAPVSAYLVARVALHRRPCAQQEDADRR, via the coding sequence ATGGTCGATTACCTGCTCGAGATGCTGGTGTCGCTGATGGTGCTGGCCGGTGCGGGCTTCACCCTGGTCGGTTCGATCGGCCTGCTTCGGCTCGAGGACGTGTTCCAGCGCATGCATGCACCGACCAAGGCGACCACCCTCGGTGTCGGGCTGGTGCTGGCAGCTTCGGTTCTGTCCACCTGGACGGCGCAGCGCGAATTGAGTTTGAACGAGCTGCTGGTCGCGCTGCTGCTGTTCGTGACCGCGCCAGTCTCCGCGTATCTTGTGGCAAGGGTCGCGCTGCACCGCCGGCCATGTGCGCAGCAGGAGGACGCGGATCGGCGCTAG
- the rapZ gene encoding RNase adapter RapZ codes for MQITLITGLSGSGKSVALHVLEDHGFYCVDNLPVGVLPPLVADLQVQGQQRVAIGIDVRSGDSLASLPAEVARLKGAGHDVRAVYLDASDDTLVTRFSETRRRHPLSDGSRTLEECIECERGILESVGELGHRIDTSRLSANALRQRVLEVIGIDRSQLTLLFESFAFKHGLPRDADLVFDVRCLPNPHYDPRLRPLTGCDPEVVAFLEAEPEVARMLAHIRGFVADWLPSYVRDNRSYLTVAVGCTGGQHRSVYMVERLALAFAQGPRVLKRHRELP; via the coding sequence ATGCAGATCACCCTGATCACCGGCCTGTCGGGTTCGGGCAAAAGCGTGGCACTCCATGTGCTGGAGGACCACGGCTTCTACTGCGTCGACAACCTGCCGGTCGGCGTACTGCCGCCGCTGGTGGCGGACCTGCAGGTGCAGGGACAGCAACGGGTAGCGATCGGCATCGACGTGCGCAGCGGCGACAGTCTGGCTTCGCTGCCAGCCGAGGTTGCCCGGCTCAAGGGCGCAGGCCACGACGTACGGGCCGTCTACCTCGATGCGAGCGACGACACCCTGGTCACGCGCTTCTCCGAGACGCGACGGCGCCATCCACTGTCCGACGGCTCTCGCACCCTCGAGGAGTGCATCGAGTGCGAACGCGGGATCCTCGAAAGCGTCGGCGAACTCGGTCACCGCATCGACACCTCGCGCCTGTCCGCGAACGCACTTCGCCAGCGCGTACTGGAGGTGATCGGAATCGATCGCTCGCAACTCACGCTGCTGTTCGAATCGTTCGCCTTCAAGCACGGTTTGCCGCGCGATGCCGACCTCGTGTTCGACGTACGCTGCCTGCCCAATCCGCACTATGACCCGCGCCTGCGCCCGCTGACCGGCTGCGACCCGGAGGTCGTAGCCTTCCTCGAGGCCGAGCCCGAGGTTGCACGGATGCTGGCGCACATCCGGGGCTTCGTCGCCGACTGGCTGCCCTCGTACGTGCGCGACAACCGAAGCTATCTCACCGTGGCGGTCGGCTGCACCGGTGGCCAGCACCGCTCCGTCTACATGGTCGAGCGACTCGCACTTGCCTTTGCGCAGGGCCCGCGCGTGCTCAAACGGCATCGCGAACTGCCGTGA
- a CDS encoding K+/H+ antiporter subunit F, translated as MLDYALLTGIGLVCLSMLLVLVRLLRGPTLPDRIVALDALYVNAIALIILLGIAESDPVHFESALLIALIGFAGTVALAKFALRKDVME; from the coding sequence ATGCTCGACTACGCGCTCCTGACCGGCATCGGGCTGGTCTGCCTGTCGATGCTGCTGGTGCTGGTGCGGTTGCTGCGCGGCCCCACGCTGCCCGACCGCATCGTCGCCCTCGATGCTCTCTACGTGAATGCGATCGCGTTGATCATCCTGCTCGGCATCGCGGAGTCGGACCCGGTCCACTTCGAGTCCGCGCTGCTGATCGCACTGATCGGGTTCGCCGGTACGGTGGCACTGGCGAAGTTCGCGTTGCGCAAGGACGTGATGGAATGA
- a CDS encoding Na+/H+ antiporter subunit C encodes MELLLASGIGVLTTAGTWLLLRARTFPVMLGLTLLSYAVNLFIFSMGRLAIGAPPVIREGVERYADPLPQALVLTAIVISFGMTALLLALSVRLRYDSGTDHVDGDGDPNR; translated from the coding sequence ATGGAGCTACTGCTCGCCAGCGGCATCGGCGTGCTGACCACTGCCGGCACGTGGCTGCTGCTGCGCGCGCGCACCTTCCCGGTGATGCTCGGCCTGACGCTGCTCTCGTATGCGGTCAACCTGTTCATATTCTCGATGGGGCGGCTTGCGATCGGCGCACCTCCGGTAATCCGGGAAGGCGTCGAACGCTATGCCGACCCGCTGCCCCAGGCGCTGGTCCTGACCGCCATCGTCATCTCCTTCGGCATGACCGCGCTGCTGCTCGCCCTGTCGGTCCGGCTGCGTTACGACAGCGGGACCGACCATGTCGACGGGGACGGAGACCCGAACCGATGA
- a CDS encoding HPr kinase/phosphorylase, with translation MPRVSATQLFEDTRGKLQLAWAGGHASPANWLDSERINASAQGLIGHLNVIHPNWIQVLSPTEIRHLDELGPEGAAQVLDKLASSDLACVIVSDGQAVPPPILAMAEARPVPLLSTPLTSIQVMWIMRPYLARALAEYTEMHGVLLDVLDVGVMITGQSGVGKSELALELISRGHGLIADDVVELYRIAPNIIEGRCPAMLKDFLEVRGLGMLSIRTIFGETAIRIKKNLKLIVELQRASAEQMAGLDRLPLRPERASVLGVPVRKVILPVAAGRNLAVLTEAAVRNFVLELRGFDSTQEFMRRQESLMAGPADPDGAA, from the coding sequence ATGCCACGGGTCAGCGCGACGCAGCTGTTTGAAGATACCCGCGGGAAGCTCCAGCTCGCCTGGGCGGGCGGGCACGCATCGCCCGCCAACTGGCTGGACAGTGAGCGCATCAACGCATCGGCACAGGGGCTGATCGGCCACCTGAACGTGATCCATCCGAACTGGATCCAGGTGCTGTCCCCGACCGAGATCCGCCACCTCGATGAGCTGGGCCCGGAAGGCGCCGCGCAGGTACTCGACAAACTGGCATCGAGCGACCTGGCCTGCGTGATCGTGTCGGACGGACAGGCCGTGCCGCCGCCGATCCTCGCGATGGCCGAGGCGCGGCCGGTACCCTTGCTGTCGACGCCCCTCACCAGCATCCAGGTGATGTGGATCATGCGACCCTACCTCGCGCGCGCGCTGGCCGAATACACCGAGATGCACGGCGTACTGCTCGACGTGCTGGACGTCGGGGTCATGATCACCGGGCAGAGCGGCGTCGGCAAGAGCGAACTGGCGCTCGAACTGATCAGCCGTGGCCACGGCCTCATCGCCGACGACGTGGTCGAGCTCTACCGCATCGCGCCCAACATCATCGAGGGCCGCTGCCCGGCGATGCTGAAGGACTTCCTCGAGGTACGCGGGCTGGGCATGCTCAGCATCCGCACGATCTTCGGCGAGACCGCGATCCGCATCAAGAAGAACCTGAAGCTGATCGTCGAACTGCAGCGCGCGAGCGCCGAACAGATGGCCGGGCTCGACCGGCTGCCACTGCGCCCAGAGCGCGCCAGCGTGCTCGGCGTTCCGGTGCGCAAGGTCATCCTGCCGGTTGCGGCCGGCCGCAACCTCGCGGTGCTGACCGAGGCGGCGGTACGCAACTTCGTGCTCGAACTTCGCGGGTTCGACAGCACTCAGGAATTCATGCGCCGCCAGGAGTCCCTGATGGCGGGTCCAGCCGATCCGGACGGTGCCGCATGA
- a CDS encoding PTS sugar transporter subunit IIA produces the protein MPTETNLIAALLPATNVLVDADLGSKKRVFEQVGLLAENHHRVARSTVFDSLFARERLGSTGLGQAVAIPHGRIKGLRDAIGVFVRTRSPIPFDAPDGQPVSLIFALLVPERATDLHLDILAQLAQLFGDRSMRDRLASADSSAAVHELFTQWSPNATGQRDAAV, from the coding sequence ATGCCCACCGAAACCAACCTCATCGCAGCCCTGCTGCCCGCCACCAACGTACTCGTCGATGCCGACCTCGGCAGCAAGAAACGGGTCTTCGAGCAGGTAGGTCTGCTGGCCGAAAACCACCACCGGGTTGCACGCAGCACCGTGTTCGACAGTCTGTTCGCGCGCGAGCGGCTGGGCTCGACCGGGCTCGGGCAGGCGGTGGCCATACCGCATGGGCGGATCAAGGGCCTGCGCGATGCCATCGGCGTTTTCGTGCGTACCCGGTCACCGATCCCGTTCGACGCGCCCGACGGACAGCCGGTCTCGCTGATCTTCGCGCTGCTCGTGCCGGAACGTGCCACCGACCTCCACCTCGACATCCTCGCCCAGCTGGCGCAGCTATTCGGCGACCGCTCGATGCGCGATCGTCTCGCCAGCGCTGACTCCTCGGCTGCAGTCCACGAACTCTTCACCCAATGGTCACCGAATGCCACGGGTCAGCGCGACGCAGCTGTTTGA
- a CDS encoding monovalent cation/H+ antiporter subunit D, with translation MLGHLLVAPVVLPLLSAAIIVALGDRRRPGACRAVSIGSCLSLVLAAVYLLGWSAIGQPVAYPLGNWPAPYGIVLVLDRLCALMLLLTALLAVAVAWFAAGGWDARGRHFHALFQLQLMGLNGAFLTGDLFNLFVFFELLLIASYGLMLHGGGVRRQRATLHYLVCNLVASTLFLVSASLLYGVTGTLNMADLALQVAAAPLEDASLLRSAGLVLLVVFAVKAAVLPLGFWLRDGYASASPPVACLFALMTKVGIYAIVRTCTLMFGAEAGGDANLAGEWLVPVGIATLAMASIAALACRNLAELAACLVVTSVGSMLIGAGVLSAQGLSAALFYMVHSTFAVALLFLLAGEIAHERGALGSDLLPGPPLRPGHLAPLFLFAAIAVSGLPPGGGFIAKVGILQGAIDGSWTALSWMAIFASSLLVVVALARSGSMLFWRPLGSSVTAASAGAAAGLPRASAGPSWFLATALLLLLVGARPVQQFMDATGAQLLDPAGYVDAVIQRDLIGPPDLIGPGDDRLRTRGGVPEVAPSAAPSAAPPAAPPGARGA, from the coding sequence ATGCTCGGGCACCTCCTCGTCGCACCGGTCGTTCTGCCGCTGCTTTCGGCCGCGATCATCGTGGCCCTCGGCGACCGGCGGCGGCCTGGCGCCTGCCGTGCGGTCTCGATCGGTTCCTGCCTTTCGCTGGTGCTGGCGGCGGTCTACCTGCTCGGATGGTCGGCGATCGGGCAGCCCGTCGCCTACCCGCTCGGCAACTGGCCGGCACCCTATGGCATCGTGCTGGTCCTCGATCGCCTGTGCGCCCTGATGCTGCTGCTCACGGCGTTGCTGGCGGTCGCAGTGGCCTGGTTCGCAGCGGGCGGATGGGATGCACGCGGCCGCCACTTCCATGCGCTGTTCCAGTTGCAGCTGATGGGACTCAACGGTGCCTTCCTGACCGGCGACCTGTTCAATCTGTTCGTGTTCTTCGAGCTGTTGCTGATCGCCTCGTACGGCCTGATGCTGCATGGTGGTGGCGTGCGCCGGCAGCGCGCCACCCTCCACTACCTGGTGTGCAACCTCGTCGCATCGACGCTGTTCCTGGTCTCGGCGAGCCTGCTCTATGGCGTCACCGGTACCCTCAACATGGCCGATCTGGCGCTGCAGGTCGCTGCGGCGCCGTTGGAGGACGCCTCCCTGCTGCGCAGCGCGGGGCTGGTCCTCCTGGTGGTCTTCGCGGTCAAGGCAGCCGTGCTGCCGCTCGGATTCTGGTTGCGCGACGGCTACGCCAGCGCGTCGCCGCCGGTTGCCTGTCTGTTCGCGTTGATGACCAAGGTCGGCATCTACGCGATCGTGCGCACCTGCACGCTGATGTTCGGCGCGGAAGCAGGCGGGGACGCGAACCTTGCAGGCGAGTGGCTGGTGCCGGTCGGTATCGCCACGCTGGCGATGGCCTCGATTGCCGCGCTGGCGTGCCGAAATCTCGCGGAACTCGCCGCCTGCCTGGTCGTCACGTCGGTCGGCTCTATGCTGATCGGCGCGGGCGTACTCTCCGCGCAGGGACTCTCCGCAGCGCTGTTCTACATGGTGCACTCGACCTTCGCGGTGGCACTGCTGTTCCTGCTCGCCGGCGAGATCGCGCATGAACGGGGCGCGCTCGGCAGCGATCTGCTGCCCGGTCCGCCCCTGCGGCCCGGCCACCTCGCGCCGCTGTTCCTGTTCGCGGCGATCGCGGTGTCGGGGCTGCCACCTGGCGGCGGCTTCATCGCGAAGGTCGGCATCCTGCAGGGCGCGATCGATGGCTCCTGGACGGCCTTGTCATGGATGGCGATCTTCGCCTCCAGCCTGCTGGTGGTCGTCGCGCTGGCGCGGTCGGGCAGCATGCTGTTCTGGCGCCCGCTCGGATCGTCCGTCACGGCGGCATCCGCGGGTGCCGCCGCCGGCCTGCCGAGGGCGTCCGCGGGACCATCCTGGTTCCTCGCCACAGCGCTCCTGCTGCTGCTCGTCGGCGCGCGACCGGTACAGCAGTTCATGGATGCTACCGGCGCGCAGCTGCTGGATCCTGCCGGATACGTCGACGCCGTGATCCAGCGGGATCTCATCGGACCGCCGGACCTCATCGGGCCGGGGGACGACCGCCTGCGCACGCGTGGTGGCGTACCTGAGGTTGCCCCATCGGCGGCCCCATCAGCGGCCCCACCAGCTGCCCCCCCCGGCGCGAGGGGGGCATGA